One region of Marivirga arenosa genomic DNA includes:
- a CDS encoding M1 family metallopeptidase translates to MKKLLIIIMLCAPFMMHAQEQDYKERFEQLGTMLPTPNSYRTASGAPGEDYWQQKADYSIKVKLDESSNKVTGSETVTYYNQSPHPLNYLWLQLDQNMRAEGSDSELISTATFFNDTIPGKYLEQYVANGGNSYDFPGGFNIQSVKNANGEAMDYLIQKTMMKIRLPQALKPGENISFSVEWNYFVNDRMKGGGRSGYEFFEKDGNALYTIAQFYPRMAVYNDVEGWQNKQFIGSGEFALTFGDYDVEITVPDDFIVGATGMVQNAKEVLTKDQFKRYEKALKSTEQTFIVTEEEAIENEKEKSNKYETWKFKAENVRDFGFAASRKFIWDGQMVELETKKPFAQSFYPKEGNPLWEKESTKAVKNTLELYSKRTFDYPYPQATSVHAASIGMEYPMICFNFGRPDENGDYSVRTQLGMTYVIVHEVGHNYFPMIVNSDERQWAWMDEGLNSFLESNVMFEYYPDLPYNDNIPQAVTGYMKSSKDAQRAIMTNPEQVLRLGPNAYSKPAAALNLLRNTIMGPELFDESFKAYAQRWMFKHPTPADFFRTMEDASAVDLDWFWRGWFYTTDHVDVSVDEVKYFRIAQDESDMEKNAKAPKGDLGEKEEKEMKTDFSEGPDYITISETPSFWYGEYRNKVDDEAIEARYADKHFYEVTLSNKGGLVTPLIFNIEYKDGTKEEKYIPAEIWRKNEGKTRKMLILDKEVSKIVFDPEGELADTDQTNNVFPKAEGKTKLDEFKEKGE, encoded by the coding sequence ATGAAGAAACTATTAATCATAATCATGCTATGTGCACCCTTTATGATGCATGCTCAAGAGCAAGATTATAAGGAAAGGTTTGAGCAATTAGGAACTATGTTGCCTACTCCTAATTCATATAGAACCGCATCTGGGGCTCCTGGTGAAGACTATTGGCAGCAAAAGGCGGATTACTCTATTAAAGTTAAATTGGATGAGTCATCTAATAAAGTAACAGGTTCAGAAACGGTTACCTATTACAATCAGTCACCACATCCTTTAAATTACCTTTGGTTACAATTAGACCAAAACATGAGGGCAGAAGGATCTGATAGCGAATTAATCAGTACGGCTACGTTTTTCAATGACACTATTCCTGGTAAATATTTAGAGCAATATGTAGCGAATGGTGGTAATTCTTATGATTTCCCTGGTGGTTTTAACATTCAATCTGTTAAAAATGCAAATGGTGAAGCGATGGATTATTTAATCCAAAAAACCATGATGAAAATTCGTTTGCCGCAAGCCTTAAAGCCAGGTGAAAACATCTCTTTTTCTGTTGAGTGGAATTATTTCGTAAATGACAGAATGAAAGGTGGAGGAAGAAGTGGTTATGAATTCTTCGAAAAGGATGGAAATGCGCTATATACTATTGCTCAGTTTTACCCAAGAATGGCAGTTTATAATGATGTTGAAGGATGGCAAAATAAGCAGTTCATAGGCTCAGGTGAGTTTGCTTTAACTTTTGGGGATTATGATGTTGAAATTACAGTTCCTGATGATTTCATTGTTGGTGCAACTGGTATGGTTCAAAACGCGAAAGAAGTATTGACAAAAGATCAGTTCAAGCGTTACGAAAAAGCTTTAAAATCTACTGAACAGACTTTCATTGTTACGGAAGAAGAAGCAATTGAAAACGAGAAAGAGAAATCTAACAAATATGAAACCTGGAAATTCAAAGCTGAAAATGTAAGAGACTTTGGTTTTGCGGCTTCAAGAAAATTCATCTGGGATGGACAAATGGTTGAATTAGAAACTAAAAAACCATTTGCACAATCTTTCTATCCTAAAGAAGGAAATCCATTATGGGAGAAGGAATCTACTAAGGCTGTTAAAAATACTTTAGAGCTATATTCTAAAAGAACTTTCGATTACCCTTATCCACAAGCCACTTCAGTTCATGCAGCTTCTATCGGTATGGAGTATCCAATGATCTGCTTTAACTTTGGTCGTCCAGATGAAAACGGTGACTATTCAGTAAGAACTCAATTAGGAATGACTTATGTAATCGTGCATGAGGTAGGTCATAATTACTTCCCAATGATTGTGAACTCTGATGAGCGTCAGTGGGCATGGATGGATGAAGGCTTGAACTCATTCTTAGAGTCAAACGTAATGTTCGAATACTATCCTGACTTACCTTACAATGATAATATTCCTCAAGCGGTAACAGGTTATATGAAAAGTAGTAAAGATGCTCAAAGAGCCATTATGACAAACCCTGAGCAGGTATTAAGATTGGGCCCTAATGCTTATTCTAAACCAGCAGCAGCCTTAAACTTATTGAGAAATACCATCATGGGACCTGAGCTTTTTGATGAATCATTCAAAGCCTATGCGCAAAGATGGATGTTCAAGCACCCAACCCCTGCAGATTTCTTTAGAACTATGGAAGATGCATCAGCTGTTGATTTAGATTGGTTTTGGAGAGGATGGTTCTATACTACTGACCATGTTGATGTAAGTGTTGATGAAGTAAAATACTTCCGAATCGCACAGGATGAGTCAGATATGGAGAAAAATGCTAAAGCACCGAAAGGTGATTTAGGTGAAAAAGAAGAAAAAGAAATGAAAACAGACTTTAGTGAAGGTCCGGATTACATTACAATTTCTGAAACGCCATCTTTCTGGTATGGTGAGTACCGTAATAAAGTTGATGACGAAGCAATTGAAGCAAGATACGCTGACAAGCATTTTTATGAAGTAACTTTAAGTAATAAAGGAGGGCTTGTAACGCCATTAATCTTCAATATTGAATATAAAGACGGAACTAAAGAAGAGAAATATATCCCAGCGGAAATCTGGAGGAAAAATGAAGGTAAAACTCGTAAGATGTTAATCCTTGATAAAGAAGTTTCGAAAATAGTATTTGATCCAGAAGGGGAATTAGCTGATACAGATCAAACTAATAATGTTTTCCCTAAAGCAGAGGGTAAAACTAAATTAGATGAGTTTAAAGAAAAGGGCGAGTAA
- a CDS encoding TonB-dependent receptor: MLRLGKILWMISLMLSSATLLSAQDDCKVNLSGRVLSEGEHEAIGFATLYFPELNAGTQTDERGFFNINLDCNSSYELIISQVEYEKRNTLITVNSTDIKQDFYLIPKENVLSAVSVHSHKREQVMLTNVENVLTTRELKKLKGKSLSESVSTLPGVNNIKTGPGINKPMIHGLFGSRIQVVNNEVSQMGQQWGIDHAPEIDPFVASRITVVKGASSVKYGPRAIGGALLLDPEPLLPDSALHGSLDLVGFTNGRGGIGSAMLSGSIFLNKEESINWRVQSSARKSGDQHTADYNLTNTGSEELNFSGAANYIKKDLQVDLFYSRFSTEIGILRGAHIGNVDNFFEALDRRPPFFTEAFSYEINNPKQQVVHQLLKAKVHLDRSSYGDFDFIYAYQQNARKEYDVRRGGRSEIAAVDLQLDSHIAKLQFHHDPIWNNLSGEIGLDYEYQNNKNVPGTGTTPLIPNYSSFQAGAFLNESWIENNWNLEAGLRYDIIALDVLKFDENKELINPTHQYNMFAGIIGGGYDFSKHLKYKSNLSWSQRAPSINELYSQGLHHSVAAIEEGDDQLLPETSLKWIHSFQFNWNEKLKLNIDAYASRINNYIYLEPEEPRLTIRGAFPVYQYRQTMASLYGTDIIGSYEFFHHFSLNSKASIIRGNDLSNNLPLIFMPADRWENSLNWRITDRLGFREIDFSLSGLKVFEQFRAPITETEAYERGTVPVPEGYFISNFSIDTSKEFGDTQLNVGFSIYNLMNVNYTDYLNRLRFYAAETGRNFELRINYIF; this comes from the coding sequence ATGTTGCGTTTAGGGAAAATATTATGGATGATAAGCCTGATGTTAAGTTCGGCTACTTTGCTTTCAGCACAAGATGATTGTAAAGTTAACTTATCGGGCAGAGTGCTCTCTGAAGGAGAACATGAAGCTATTGGTTTTGCCACCTTATATTTTCCTGAACTTAATGCTGGAACCCAAACTGATGAAAGAGGCTTTTTTAATATCAATTTGGATTGTAATAGTAGTTATGAACTTATAATAAGCCAAGTAGAGTATGAGAAAAGGAATACCCTTATTACAGTTAATTCCACAGACATAAAACAAGATTTTTATCTTATCCCTAAAGAAAATGTATTGTCAGCTGTAAGCGTACATTCTCATAAAAGAGAACAAGTAATGCTAACAAATGTTGAGAATGTATTAACCACTCGGGAGCTTAAAAAACTGAAAGGAAAATCCCTATCAGAATCTGTAAGTACACTTCCGGGAGTAAACAATATAAAAACAGGCCCTGGAATAAATAAACCAATGATACACGGCTTATTTGGAAGCCGAATTCAAGTAGTAAATAATGAAGTTTCTCAAATGGGCCAGCAATGGGGGATAGATCATGCACCTGAGATTGATCCTTTTGTAGCTTCCAGAATTACGGTAGTGAAAGGAGCTTCATCGGTTAAATATGGACCGAGAGCAATAGGCGGGGCATTATTATTAGATCCAGAACCATTATTGCCTGATTCTGCTTTACATGGAAGCCTTGACTTAGTAGGCTTTACAAATGGTAGAGGCGGAATAGGATCAGCAATGCTATCCGGAAGTATCTTTTTAAACAAAGAAGAATCCATAAATTGGAGAGTACAATCTTCTGCGAGGAAATCAGGAGATCAACACACAGCAGATTATAACCTTACTAACACCGGTAGTGAAGAGCTTAATTTTTCAGGAGCAGCCAATTACATTAAAAAAGATTTACAGGTTGATTTATTTTACAGCAGATTTTCGACCGAAATAGGTATTTTAAGAGGAGCCCATATCGGAAATGTAGATAACTTCTTCGAAGCTTTAGATAGAAGGCCTCCTTTTTTTACAGAAGCATTTTCTTATGAAATCAATAACCCTAAACAGCAAGTAGTACATCAATTACTAAAAGCAAAAGTCCATTTAGATAGATCCAGCTATGGGGATTTTGACTTTATATATGCTTACCAGCAAAATGCTAGAAAAGAATATGATGTAAGAAGAGGGGGAAGAAGCGAAATTGCAGCGGTTGATTTACAATTGGATAGCCATATAGCGAAGCTTCAGTTTCATCATGACCCTATTTGGAACAATTTAAGTGGTGAAATAGGACTAGATTATGAATATCAAAACAACAAAAATGTTCCGGGTACTGGAACTACTCCCCTTATCCCTAATTATTCAAGTTTTCAAGCTGGCGCTTTCCTAAACGAATCATGGATAGAAAACAACTGGAACCTTGAAGCAGGTCTTCGTTACGACATCATTGCGCTTGATGTATTAAAATTTGATGAGAACAAGGAATTAATCAACCCTACCCATCAGTATAATATGTTTGCTGGAATAATTGGCGGTGGGTATGATTTCAGCAAACATTTGAAGTATAAAAGTAATCTGAGCTGGAGCCAAAGAGCACCTAGCATCAATGAGCTATACAGCCAAGGCTTGCATCATAGCGTAGCGGCTATAGAAGAAGGCGATGATCAATTATTACCAGAGACTTCTTTAAAATGGATTCACAGCTTTCAGTTTAATTGGAATGAAAAACTAAAACTGAATATTGATGCCTATGCTAGTAGAATCAATAATTACATTTATTTAGAGCCAGAAGAACCTCGCTTAACTATTAGAGGAGCCTTCCCTGTATATCAATACCGTCAAACCATGGCTTCCTTATACGGTACCGATATAATTGGAAGCTATGAATTTTTTCATCATTTCAGTCTTAATTCTAAGGCTTCAATTATTAGAGGAAATGATTTAAGCAACAATTTACCATTGATTTTTATGCCTGCAGATCGATGGGAAAACAGCCTAAACTGGAGAATAACAGACCGATTAGGGTTTAGAGAAATTGATTTTAGCTTAAGCGGGCTTAAAGTATTTGAACAGTTTAGAGCTCCTATAACAGAAACTGAAGCTTATGAAAGAGGAACTGTACCCGTGCCTGAAGGCTATTTTATCAGCAATTTCTCAATTGATACTTCCAAAGAGTTTGGCGATACCCAACTTAATGTAGGCTTTAGCATTTACAATTTAATGAATGTGAATTACACAGACTACCTCAATCGATTGCGTTTTTACGCTGCTGAAACGGGTAGAAATTTTGAATTACGAATTAATTATATCTTTTAA
- a CDS encoding TerC family protein, with translation MLIIDLGVFHKKSHDVSVKEALIWTTVWVTLAFAFNVFIYYYLGQKSAYEFLTGYVIEKSLSVDNIFVIVLIFSYFKVPNKYQHKVLFWGILGALVMRITFIYSGVELINNFHWLIYVFGVFLIVTGIRILKSGDEEPDMNKNIAVRLARKLFKITPDFEGDKFFVRKKGVLWATPLFLVVIVVEFTDLIFAVDSIPAILSITNDAFIVYTSNVFAILGLRSLYFALAGVEKYFTYLKYGLSVILVFVGVKMCLADIYKIPTELSLGFIISTLSVAVLASMVLQSNRNVERK, from the coding sequence ATGCTTATTATAGATTTAGGTGTCTTTCACAAAAAATCACATGATGTATCAGTGAAAGAAGCGCTAATCTGGACCACTGTCTGGGTGACTTTGGCTTTCGCCTTTAATGTTTTCATCTATTATTATCTTGGGCAAAAAAGTGCTTACGAGTTTCTAACAGGTTATGTCATAGAAAAATCACTTTCTGTAGATAACATTTTCGTCATAGTTCTAATATTTTCCTACTTCAAAGTACCCAATAAATACCAACACAAAGTATTATTTTGGGGAATTTTAGGTGCATTAGTAATGCGAATCACCTTTATTTATTCAGGTGTAGAATTGATCAATAATTTTCATTGGTTGATTTATGTTTTTGGTGTTTTTCTAATTGTAACAGGAATAAGAATATTAAAATCTGGGGATGAAGAACCTGACATGAATAAAAATATTGCGGTTCGCTTAGCTCGTAAACTCTTCAAAATAACGCCTGATTTTGAAGGGGATAAATTTTTTGTGAGGAAAAAAGGAGTACTATGGGCTACCCCTCTATTTCTAGTAGTTATTGTTGTAGAATTTACAGATCTGATATTTGCAGTTGATTCAATTCCCGCTATTTTATCTATTACAAATGATGCTTTCATCGTTTACACCTCCAATGTTTTTGCGATTTTAGGACTACGCTCCTTATACTTTGCCTTAGCGGGAGTAGAAAAATATTTTACCTATCTAAAGTATGGCCTTTCGGTAATCTTAGTATTTGTGGGAGTAAAAATGTGCTTAGCGGATATCTATAAAATCCCAACAGAATTGTCTCTTGGATTTATCATTTCAACATTATCAGTTGCCGTATTAGCTTCTATGGTATTACAATCAAATCGTAATGTAGAAAGAAAATAA